Part of the bacterium genome, GAAAGAATATAATATCGTTTATAGCTGTTAGTTTATGTTGGCTTTATACAGGTTGTGCGGGGATACCAATAACCCCAATAGAAAATAATGAGCAAGAGATAAAATATGAGCGATTAGGAGAACATATCATCAAGGCACATATAGATGGATATGCTAAAGATGACCTAATTATTTGTGTCCCATCTTATAATTCTAATCGTGGCAAAATTTATATATTTTATGGAAGAAATCTTGAGTCCAAAGGTTGTATAACATCTCCTCTCTGGGCTGATGCTACTATCGAAGGAGAAAATGAACAAGAGAGGATAGGTGAGTTTGTATTCACAGGTGACCTAAATGGAGATAAAATGGATGACTTAATTATTGGTGTCCCTTCTGCTAATTTCAATAAAGGCAAAATCTGTATATTTTATGGCGGGAATATTACTGGAAACAAGTCACTTTATTTTGCAGATACGGTTATTGAAGGTCTAAAAGAAGAGGATAGAGTAGGTGAAAATGTTACCATAGCCAA contains:
- a CDS encoding integrin alpha; translated protein: MRKRLYLKKSDRKNIISFIAVSLCWLYTGCAGIPITPIENNEQEIKYERLGEHIIKAHIDGYAKDDLIICVPSYNSNRGKIYIFYGRNLESKGCITSPLWADATIEGENEQERIGEFVFTGDLNGDKMDDLIIGVPSANFNKGKICIFYGGNITGNKSLYFADTVIEGLKEEDRVGENVTIANHHKESDNNKNDLIISVPTADANKGKIYIFYGGSIPRFTTSVSSANLTIQ